A portion of the Chondrinema litorale genome contains these proteins:
- a CDS encoding efflux RND transporter permease subunit, with amino-acid sequence MSLSSVSISRPVFTIVLSIVIIIFGVIGFNLLGIREYPSVDPPIITVSASYTGANADIIESQITEPLEEAINGIAGIRTITSVSKDGASTITVEFELDVDLETAANDVRDKVSGAVRHLPADMDAPSVRKADADASPIMFITIQSDERSLLEISDIGVNIFKERLQTVPGISSISVYGEREYSMRLWLDPARLSAYGITPLDIKNVLDKENVELPSGFVEGTNTELSIRTLGRLNTPEEYNNLVIKEEASRVIRFRDIGRAELGALNEKTLLRYNGEPMVVNAIVPQPGSNHIEIADGIYARLEQISKDLPADVHWDISFDATRYIRESILEVQQTIGLAFILVVLIIFLFLRDWRTTIIPVLVIPISLTGTFFILYILGYSINVLTLLGVVLAIGLVVDDAIVVLENIYSKIEKGMQPLEAGFKGSEEIFFAVISTTVALVAVFMPILFLEGITGRLFKEFGITIASAVIISSFVALTLTPMLSSRILKKRKRQTWMYRVTEPFFEKLTEVYKNSLESFMKVRWLSFVFIILSFVGIYFLQQNIKQELAPLEDRSGGRMSASGPEGASFEYMDQYVQSLIKIVQEETPELVGLVTVTSPGHGSSSSVNTASARLVLAPPSERTASQSEIIDRLNSKLKYLTDARGSFTQEQTIGNRRARYPVQFVIQANTLEKLKGVLETFELEASNNPAFNFVDVNLKFTKPELIININREKANDLGVSIADVAQTLQLGISGQRFGYFMKNGKQYEIIGQVNREDRNDPVDIKSLFVKNDEGNLIQLDNLIETNEQSTPPQLYRYNRYVAATVSATLSPGYSIGDGIDAMEGIADKVLDDSFSTSLDGTSKDFKESSSSIIFAFLLALILVYLVLAAQFESFRDPLIIMFTVPLALAGALFSLWYYGETINVFSQIGIIMLIGLVTKNAILIVEFANQKKAGGLNRVAAVVEASSLRFRAILMTALSTVLGILPIALALGAGSESRVSMGIAVVGGMMFSTLLTLYVIPAVYSYISGKTKRIVDIDEINKKLKELSV; translated from the coding sequence ATGAGCTTATCATCAGTCAGCATATCCAGACCAGTTTTTACCATTGTACTTTCGATAGTAATTATCATTTTTGGTGTAATTGGTTTTAACCTTTTGGGTATTAGAGAGTACCCAAGTGTAGATCCGCCAATTATTACAGTATCGGCTTCTTATACTGGTGCGAATGCCGATATTATTGAATCTCAAATTACCGAACCGCTAGAAGAAGCAATTAATGGGATTGCTGGTATTAGAACAATTACGTCTGTAAGTAAAGACGGAGCAAGTACAATTACTGTAGAGTTTGAGCTTGATGTTGATCTCGAAACTGCGGCAAATGATGTAAGAGATAAAGTTTCGGGAGCTGTAAGACACCTTCCTGCAGATATGGATGCACCATCTGTAAGAAAAGCAGATGCAGATGCAAGTCCTATTATGTTTATTACCATTCAGTCTGATGAAAGAAGTTTGTTAGAAATATCAGATATTGGAGTAAATATTTTTAAAGAAAGATTACAGACTGTACCGGGTATTAGTTCTATCTCGGTTTATGGAGAAAGAGAATACTCCATGCGTTTGTGGTTAGATCCAGCTAGGCTTTCTGCTTATGGTATTACTCCATTAGATATAAAAAATGTACTAGATAAAGAAAATGTGGAATTGCCTTCTGGTTTTGTAGAAGGAACTAATACAGAACTAAGTATTAGAACACTTGGTCGTCTTAATACACCAGAAGAATATAATAATCTTGTAATTAAAGAAGAGGCAAGTAGAGTAATTAGGTTTAGAGATATTGGCCGTGCAGAGTTGGGTGCGCTAAACGAAAAAACATTATTAAGATATAATGGTGAGCCAATGGTAGTGAATGCCATTGTTCCACAACCGGGTTCAAATCATATTGAAATTGCAGATGGTATTTATGCAAGACTTGAGCAAATCTCTAAAGATTTACCAGCAGATGTTCACTGGGATATTAGCTTTGATGCTACTAGATATATTAGAGAATCTATTCTAGAAGTACAGCAAACAATTGGTTTGGCATTTATACTGGTTGTATTAATTATTTTCCTCTTCTTAAGAGATTGGAGAACCACAATTATTCCTGTATTAGTTATTCCTATTTCATTAACAGGTACTTTCTTTATACTTTATATTTTAGGTTATTCTATCAATGTATTAACCTTATTAGGAGTGGTACTTGCCATTGGTTTGGTGGTTGATGATGCCATTGTAGTTTTGGAAAACATATATTCCAAAATTGAAAAAGGAATGCAGCCACTCGAAGCAGGTTTTAAAGGTTCTGAGGAAATCTTTTTTGCTGTAATCTCTACTACTGTCGCGCTTGTTGCGGTATTTATGCCTATTTTATTTTTGGAAGGTATTACTGGTAGACTATTTAAAGAGTTTGGTATTACGATCGCATCCGCTGTAATTATTTCTTCATTTGTAGCATTAACCTTAACACCAATGCTTTCTTCAAGAATATTGAAGAAAAGAAAAAGACAAACTTGGATGTATAGAGTTACAGAGCCGTTTTTTGAGAAATTAACGGAAGTTTATAAAAACTCTCTGGAATCTTTTATGAAAGTAAGATGGCTGTCTTTTGTATTTATCATACTATCGTTTGTTGGTATTTACTTTTTGCAACAAAACATCAAACAAGAGCTTGCTCCATTAGAAGATCGATCAGGCGGTCGTATGTCTGCCTCAGGGCCAGAAGGAGCATCTTTTGAGTATATGGATCAATATGTACAGAGTTTAATTAAAATTGTTCAGGAAGAAACACCAGAATTGGTAGGCTTAGTTACTGTAACTTCTCCCGGACACGGTTCTTCATCATCTGTAAATACTGCATCTGCAAGATTAGTACTTGCTCCTCCATCAGAGCGAACAGCATCACAATCAGAAATTATAGATAGATTAAATAGTAAGCTGAAGTATTTAACAGATGCCAGAGGTTCATTCACCCAAGAACAAACAATTGGTAATAGAAGGGCGAGGTATCCTGTCCAGTTTGTTATCCAGGCAAATACTCTTGAAAAACTAAAAGGTGTATTAGAAACTTTTGAGTTAGAGGCTTCAAATAATCCGGCATTTAACTTTGTAGATGTAAACCTAAAATTTACAAAACCAGAATTGATAATTAATATCAATCGAGAAAAGGCTAACGACTTAGGTGTGTCTATAGCAGATGTTGCTCAAACACTTCAATTAGGTATAAGTGGTCAGCGTTTCGGTTATTTCATGAAAAATGGTAAACAGTATGAAATTATAGGTCAGGTTAATAGAGAAGACAGAAACGATCCTGTAGATATAAAATCACTTTTCGTGAAAAACGATGAAGGAAATCTAATTCAGCTAGATAACCTGATAGAAACAAACGAGCAAAGTACTCCACCTCAATTGTACAGATACAATAGGTATGTAGCAGCTACAGTGTCAGCTACATTAAGTCCGGGATATTCAATTGGCGACGGTATTGATGCCATGGAAGGTATCGCAGATAAAGTATTAGATGATTCTTTTTCTACTTCGCTAGATGGTACATCAAAAGACTTTAAAGAAAGTTCATCTAGTATCATATTCGCTTTTTTACTTGCATTGATACTGGTTTACTTAGTACTAGCTGCACAGTTTGAAAGCTTTAGAGATCCGCTTATCATCATGTTTACAGTTCCATTAGCATTAGCTGGGGCATTGTTTTCACTTTGGTATTATGGAGAAACGATAAATGTATTTAGCCAGATTGGTATTATTATGCTAATTGGTCTTGTAACTAAGAATGCTATTCTGATTGTAGAATTTGCTAATCAGAAAAAAGCTGGTGGTTTAAATAGAGTGGCAGCAGTAGTAGAGGCTTCTTCTTTGAGATTTAGAGCTATTTTAATGACAGCTCTCTCTACTGTACTTGGTATCTTACCAATTGCTTTAGCATTAGGAGCCGGTTCAGAAAGTCGTGTTTCTATGGGTATTGCAGTAGTAGGTGGAATGATGTTTTCTACACTTCTTACGCTTTATGTAATTCCGGCAGTTTACTCTTACATCTCAGGTAAAACTAAGAGAATTGTTGATATTGACGAGATCAATAAAAAATTAAAAGAATTGAGTGTTTAA
- the porU gene encoding type IX secretion system sortase PorU, whose amino-acid sequence MKSGFTILFFIFITAINAFSQVENSELATGSIYKIAVTEDGVYKIDATVLEQLGINASSTEPENIRLLGYGTGMLPQANSAIRYEDLPENPVKVVGGGDGGFSSSDYILFFGRGAYKIYYDSVSELFQHEMNLYADTNYYFLKIDSEPSLKIQTVEENSAASATITHYDEIIHHELDETNLLNISSNMGGSGSGSGRRWFGERFDFLLNYDFSYEVEGIKENSEINLTAALLSTSPNGGEFEISYNGNRIGNVSLDAITTNTYGVKGRLSEKTYNFTANNISSLDVSFEFDKSTSSSKDAGYIDYFTIQYLRKNAIYNSQTILRSSESLQYNYSKFSFSGITSDFEVWNVTNPENVFQVSLKKESNSTSFVANTETIQEFVAFDGAEFKSPVAIGQVTNQNLHNLGAANLIIVTVEDFRQQANRLADFRKSNDNLSSHLVTTDEIYNEFSSGRQDITAIRDFIKFIYDKSSGSDSLKYVLLFGDGSYDYKNRTDETKDGNLIPVYESYESLYMINSYSSDDFFGFMDEDEGEWLESSAESSDLELGIGRLPVNTLTEAQNLVDKLIRYSSSKETLGNWRDKVVLVADDGDANTHQNQADSLGVLINKNYEVFNVNRVFVDAYPQIVSSTTGKTLSPVVRAEINKKIDSGVLIMNYSGHGAESGWADEQILTDGQIVNWENTYKMPLFVTATCEFGRYDNPNLTSGAEYAILNANGGAIALVTTTRPVYSHSNFELNNAFYNAVFEPINGEMPRLGDIQRKTKNESLSGVSNRNFSLLGDPSMMLAYPEDEVTITSIKNKNQEETDTLKALDYIQIEGEVRRDNSLASNFEGVADITVYDKPSTITTYGDEGSNTVMEFEDQRTIIYKGTATVTNGKFKSAFVVPKDISYAFDFGKISIYAQDTTNFRDASGDVSDLIIGGTASYDSDNESPELTVYLEDESFENGSIVPANTTLYADVFDENGINITGNGIGHDITAVLDGETEYELNDYFYSEIDDYQNGYLSFPLDELEVGQHNLTMKVWDNYNNSTEKTIEFKVVDTDEGFVFNLVSSPNPFSTATTLSFFNALSGEELKIDVTVYDATGKLVNSFNNSITNSPSNVNIAEWNGSSFDRKKVKGGLYIFKVYLYYPKSGQTYNGIIKVFYQG is encoded by the coding sequence ATGAAGTCTGGATTTACCATTCTGTTTTTCATCTTTATTACAGCTATTAATGCCTTTTCTCAAGTAGAGAATTCAGAACTTGCTACCGGAAGTATTTATAAAATTGCTGTAACAGAAGATGGTGTTTATAAAATTGATGCTACTGTACTTGAGCAATTGGGAATTAATGCAAGTTCAACAGAGCCAGAAAATATAAGACTACTTGGGTATGGAACTGGTATGTTACCACAGGCAAATAGTGCAATAAGATATGAAGATTTGCCTGAAAATCCGGTAAAAGTAGTAGGAGGTGGAGATGGTGGTTTTAGCTCTTCAGATTATATCCTATTTTTTGGGCGAGGCGCTTATAAAATTTATTACGATAGTGTGAGTGAGCTCTTTCAACACGAAATGAATTTGTATGCTGATACAAACTACTACTTTTTAAAAATTGATTCAGAACCTTCCTTAAAAATTCAGACTGTAGAAGAAAACTCAGCAGCTTCTGCAACAATTACTCATTATGATGAAATAATCCATCATGAACTTGATGAAACCAACTTGCTCAATATTTCTTCGAATATGGGTGGTTCAGGCTCAGGTTCTGGGCGCAGATGGTTTGGTGAAAGATTTGATTTTCTTTTAAATTATGATTTTAGTTATGAGGTAGAAGGGATAAAAGAAAACTCGGAAATTAATTTGACTGCTGCTTTATTATCAACTTCACCTAATGGAGGAGAATTCGAAATTTCTTATAATGGAAACAGAATTGGCAATGTATCTCTTGATGCGATTACTACAAATACCTATGGCGTAAAAGGACGACTTTCTGAAAAGACTTACAATTTCACAGCGAATAATATATCGAGCTTAGATGTGTCTTTTGAGTTTGATAAAAGTACAAGCTCAAGTAAAGATGCAGGTTATATTGATTATTTTACAATTCAATATTTGAGAAAGAATGCCATTTATAATTCTCAAACGATCTTGCGATCTTCAGAAAGCCTACAATACAATTACTCTAAGTTTTCATTCTCAGGTATAACTAGCGATTTTGAAGTTTGGAATGTCACTAACCCAGAAAATGTTTTTCAGGTTAGTCTTAAGAAAGAGAGTAATTCTACGAGCTTTGTTGCCAATACAGAAACTATTCAAGAATTTGTCGCCTTTGATGGGGCTGAGTTTAAAAGTCCTGTGGCAATAGGGCAAGTTACAAATCAAAACCTCCATAATCTTGGTGCTGCAAATCTAATTATTGTAACAGTTGAGGATTTTAGACAGCAAGCAAATCGATTAGCAGATTTCAGAAAGTCTAATGATAATCTTAGTTCTCATCTAGTTACAACTGACGAGATTTATAATGAGTTTTCTTCTGGCAGGCAAGATATTACTGCAATTAGAGATTTTATCAAGTTTATTTACGATAAAAGCTCAGGGTCAGATTCTTTAAAATATGTGTTATTATTTGGTGATGGCAGTTACGATTATAAAAACCGAACTGATGAAACCAAAGATGGCAATCTTATTCCAGTTTATGAATCGTATGAGTCTTTATACATGATAAACTCTTATTCATCTGACGACTTTTTTGGTTTTATGGATGAAGATGAAGGAGAGTGGTTAGAAAGTAGTGCCGAATCTTCAGATTTAGAATTGGGTATAGGTAGACTTCCAGTTAATACTTTAACTGAAGCTCAAAATTTAGTTGATAAGTTAATCAGGTATAGCAGTTCAAAAGAAACACTAGGTAATTGGCGAGATAAAGTGGTGTTGGTTGCAGATGATGGTGATGCGAACACCCATCAGAATCAGGCAGATAGTTTAGGTGTGCTAATCAATAAGAATTACGAAGTATTTAACGTCAATAGAGTTTTTGTTGATGCATACCCACAAATTGTCTCTTCAACTACTGGTAAAACATTATCACCAGTAGTGAGGGCAGAAATTAATAAGAAAATTGATAGTGGGGTTTTAATCATGAATTATAGTGGGCATGGTGCAGAATCTGGCTGGGCAGACGAGCAAATTCTAACAGATGGGCAAATTGTAAATTGGGAAAATACGTATAAAATGCCACTTTTTGTGACCGCAACGTGTGAGTTTGGTAGATACGATAACCCTAACTTAACTTCAGGAGCTGAGTATGCCATTTTAAATGCGAACGGTGGAGCTATTGCACTTGTAACTACCACTAGACCTGTTTATTCTCACAGCAATTTCGAGTTAAATAATGCATTTTACAATGCCGTATTTGAGCCAATAAATGGAGAAATGCCCCGCTTGGGAGATATCCAAAGAAAAACAAAAAATGAAAGTTTATCTGGTGTAAGTAATAGAAACTTTTCTTTGTTAGGTGATCCATCTATGATGTTGGCCTATCCAGAAGATGAAGTGACTATTACTTCAATAAAAAATAAAAACCAAGAAGAAACTGATACACTAAAAGCCTTAGATTATATTCAAATTGAGGGCGAGGTAAGAAGAGATAATTCACTGGCAAGTAATTTTGAAGGAGTGGCGGATATTACAGTTTATGATAAACCTTCCACAATTACCACCTACGGAGACGAAGGCTCCAATACAGTAATGGAGTTTGAAGATCAGCGAACAATTATTTACAAGGGAACTGCAACAGTAACTAATGGCAAGTTTAAGTCTGCATTTGTAGTGCCTAAAGATATTTCCTATGCTTTCGATTTTGGTAAGATAAGTATCTATGCACAAGATACTACAAACTTTAGAGATGCATCTGGTGATGTGAGTGATTTAATTATTGGAGGTACTGCTTCATACGATTCGGATAATGAATCACCAGAGCTTACAGTTTATTTGGAAGATGAAAGTTTTGAAAATGGTAGCATTGTGCCTGCAAATACAACTTTATATGCTGATGTTTTTGATGAAAATGGTATAAATATAACCGGTAATGGCATTGGCCACGATATCACAGCAGTATTAGATGGTGAAACAGAATATGAGTTAAATGATTATTTTTATAGTGAGATTGATGATTATCAGAATGGATATCTCTCTTTTCCACTAGACGAACTCGAGGTTGGTCAGCATAATTTAACTATGAAAGTTTGGGATAACTATAATAATTCTACAGAAAAAACTATAGAGTTTAAGGTAGTTGATACTGATGAAGGATTTGTTTTTAATTTGGTGAGTTCACCAAACCCTTTTAGTACTGCTACAACTCTTTCTTTCTTTAACGCTTTATCTGGAGAAGAGCTGAAAATTGATGTAACCGTTTATGATGCTACTGGAAAATTGGTAAATTCTTTCAATAATAGTATAACTAATAGTCCATCAAATGTTAATATTGCAGAATGGAACGGTTCTAGCTTTGACAGAAAAAAAGTAAAGGGTGGATTATATATTTTTAAAGTTTACCTTTACTATCCAAAAAGTGGACAAACTTATAATGGCATAATAAAGGTTTTTTATCAAGGTTAA
- a CDS encoding shikimate dehydrogenase family protein translates to MKLFGLIGYPLSHSFSKKYFTEKFQKEGINDAAYELFELKQIEELPELLESHSNLHGLNVTIPYKEKVKKYLDDIDAAAEEIGAVNVIKINNGKLKGYNSDYFGFKNSLISFLDNKVENKKALILGTGGAAKAVKVACKNLAIEFLSVSRKEIDDSAYITYQDIDKSLLEEYTLIVNTTPLGMSPKIDTYPDLPYSKLTSQHYLYDLVYNPDVTAFMQKGQENGAKVINGLDMLIMQAEEAWRIWNNHQ, encoded by the coding sequence ATGAAACTTTTTGGCCTTATTGGCTATCCATTGAGTCATTCTTTTTCGAAGAAATACTTTACTGAAAAATTTCAGAAGGAAGGAATCAATGATGCTGCTTATGAACTGTTTGAATTAAAGCAAATAGAGGAATTACCAGAGTTATTAGAATCGCATTCAAATTTACATGGATTAAATGTAACTATACCATATAAAGAAAAAGTAAAAAAATATCTTGATGATATAGATGCTGCTGCAGAAGAGATTGGTGCTGTCAATGTGATTAAAATAAATAATGGTAAATTAAAAGGGTATAATTCCGATTATTTTGGTTTTAAAAACTCTCTTATCTCTTTTTTAGATAATAAAGTTGAAAATAAAAAAGCTTTAATCTTAGGGACTGGTGGTGCAGCCAAAGCAGTTAAAGTGGCATGTAAAAACTTAGCCATTGAATTTTTATCAGTTTCCAGAAAAGAAATAGATGATTCTGCATACATTACTTATCAGGATATAGATAAGAGTTTATTAGAAGAGTATACATTAATAGTAAATACAACTCCTTTAGGTATGTCGCCTAAAATCGATACATATCCAGACTTACCATATAGCAAATTAACCAGCCAGCATTATTTGTATGACTTGGTTTATAATCCAGATGTAACCGCATTTATGCAAAAAGGTCAGGAAAATGGAGCGAAAGTTATTAATGGATTAGATATGTTGATCATGCAGGCAGAAGAAGCGTGGAGAATATGGAATAATCATCAATGA
- a CDS encoding STAS domain-containing protein → MKFSYYLYDDVIVVSVKGDIIGSSIEDDILILIKTYISFNIVKCIIDVSEVRHMNSSGLSYIIRCYNFLKAAGGDLVILKPPHHIQKLLAITKLMKICSITYSKQEGVGILNNK, encoded by the coding sequence GTGAAATTTAGCTATTATCTATATGATGATGTAATTGTGGTTTCTGTAAAAGGAGATATTATTGGTTCTTCAATTGAAGATGATATTCTCATACTCATCAAGACCTATATATCATTTAATATAGTAAAGTGTATTATCGATGTGTCTGAAGTAAGACATATGAATAGCTCAGGACTTAGCTACATTATTCGCTGTTATAATTTTTTAAAAGCAGCAGGTGGCGATTTAGTTATTCTAAAACCACCACATCATATACAAAAGTTACTGGCAATAACTAAACTAATGAAAATTTGTAGTATTACTTATTCAAAACAAGAAGGAGTAGGTATTTTAAATAATAAATGA
- a CDS encoding M16 family metallopeptidase, translated as MLDRSSPPDFVPVKDISLTQADSRVLDNGIRLHAISAGSQPVINLQIIFNAGKWYEKVPGSSILLSKLMLEGTKKFSAEEINNYFESHGIFWEIGGGTDHLTIDIYLLSKYLHKISEIITDILSNALLPESEFATVKKRLTHQLKINQEKTSYRAASLFRTNIFGESHPYGYALTPEILNGVNYQDVISFYESQVKNRNFEMLASGDLSEEVLEQLISDFAGLTLTDPLITDKTVKDHPGMSLDSYANLYEERDNNVQTSIRIGRQINKRKDLDTIKLEILNRVLGGYFGSRLMKNLREEKGYTYGVHSNMVFLKHGGYFFINTDVIKEKKDDALSEIYKEIRTLYTEAISEDELALVKNHMVGSFIKSINSPFSLAEHFKTMYFHKLDTNYFNHYVSEINKVSSEELLETAKKYLQIELLEITVG; from the coding sequence ATGTTAGACAGGTCTTCTCCACCTGATTTTGTTCCCGTAAAAGATATAAGTTTAACACAGGCTGACTCTCGTGTGCTAGATAATGGTATACGACTACACGCAATTAGTGCTGGTAGCCAGCCTGTAATTAACTTGCAAATTATTTTTAATGCAGGAAAATGGTATGAGAAAGTTCCTGGAAGTAGTATTCTACTTTCGAAATTGATGCTAGAGGGGACAAAAAAGTTTAGTGCAGAAGAAATAAATAATTATTTTGAAAGCCATGGAATATTTTGGGAGATAGGTGGAGGAACAGATCACCTAACTATAGATATTTATCTGCTTTCAAAATATTTACATAAAATCTCAGAGATAATTACAGATATTCTCTCTAATGCATTATTGCCTGAGTCAGAGTTTGCTACTGTAAAAAAACGTCTGACTCATCAATTAAAGATAAATCAAGAAAAAACATCTTATAGAGCAGCTTCACTGTTCCGTACAAATATTTTTGGCGAATCACATCCTTATGGATATGCTTTAACTCCAGAAATATTAAATGGAGTTAATTATCAAGATGTGATAAGCTTTTATGAAAGCCAGGTTAAGAATAGAAATTTTGAAATGCTAGCATCAGGAGACTTATCTGAAGAAGTTCTTGAGCAGTTGATTTCAGATTTTGCTGGTCTTACTCTAACCGATCCTTTAATTACAGATAAAACTGTAAAAGATCATCCGGGAATGAGTTTAGATTCTTACGCTAATCTTTATGAGGAGCGCGACAATAATGTGCAAACATCTATAAGGATAGGTAGACAAATAAATAAAAGAAAAGATCTAGATACGATAAAGCTCGAAATATTAAACCGAGTACTTGGTGGATATTTTGGTTCTAGGTTAATGAAAAACCTGAGAGAAGAAAAAGGATATACTTATGGAGTACATTCTAATATGGTTTTTCTGAAACATGGAGGGTATTTCTTTATAAACACAGATGTAATTAAAGAAAAAAAGGATGATGCCCTATCGGAAATTTACAAAGAAATAAGAACACTATATACAGAGGCGATTAGTGAAGATGAGCTTGCACTGGTAAAAAATCACATGGTGGGAAGTTTTATTAAATCCATCAATTCACCATTCTCGCTGGCAGAGCATTTTAAGACAATGTATTTCCATAAACTTGATACAAATTATTTTAATCATTATGTATCTGAGATTAATAAAGTGAGTTCGGAAGAGCTTTTAGAAACTGCAAAAAAATATCTTCAAATTGAGCTGCTAGAAATTACTGTTGGTTAA
- the porV gene encoding type IX secretion system outer membrane channel protein PorV has protein sequence MIFKKLSISILAFFTGIVTLYSQTNPSTPIGGQTDESNPIVTAVPFLTIAPDARSAGMGDAGVAISPDVNAAYWNPSKLAFIDNNMGVSASVTPWLQKIVGDMALYYLSGYKKINNNSAVSVSMRYFDLGDMQFTDINRNVIADFNPREFSFDASYAMKLSKRFSMGVTTRFIHSNLSGDYSNGSSNTDTKPANSLAADISAYYVNDEIIIGGYSSKLSFGGNLSNMGPKITYSNEDNKDFIPTNLRIGTAITTEFDTYNKLTFAFDINKLMVPTPPITDDDGNVIAGKDYSDKGWVEAMFLSVADAPDGLSEELSELMFATGLEYWYNDLVAVRGGYFHEARDKGNRQYFTLGVGLRYQVFGIDFSYLVSKTQNHPLSDTLRFSLLFNINGKSDSAKLDSIN, from the coding sequence ATGATCTTTAAGAAATTAAGTATTTCGATACTGGCATTCTTTACTGGTATTGTTACGCTTTATTCGCAGACTAATCCTTCAACGCCAATTGGAGGGCAGACAGATGAAAGTAATCCGATCGTAACGGCGGTTCCCTTTCTTACTATTGCTCCAGACGCCCGAAGTGCTGGTATGGGTGATGCAGGAGTGGCTATCTCTCCAGATGTAAATGCTGCTTACTGGAACCCGTCTAAACTTGCTTTTATTGATAACAATATGGGAGTTTCTGCATCTGTTACTCCTTGGTTACAGAAAATTGTAGGTGATATGGCTTTATATTACCTATCTGGTTATAAGAAAATCAATAATAACAGTGCAGTGAGTGTATCTATGAGATATTTTGATCTTGGAGATATGCAGTTTACTGATATCAATAGAAATGTAATCGCAGATTTTAATCCAAGAGAGTTTTCTTTTGATGCAAGTTATGCAATGAAGTTATCTAAGAGATTTAGTATGGGTGTAACCACTAGGTTTATTCATTCTAATCTTTCTGGTGATTATTCAAATGGGTCATCTAATACAGATACAAAACCTGCAAATTCACTTGCAGCAGATATCTCTGCTTATTATGTAAACGATGAGATTATTATAGGAGGTTATAGTTCTAAGCTTTCTTTTGGTGGTAACCTAAGCAATATGGGACCTAAAATCACTTATTCTAACGAAGATAATAAAGATTTTATCCCAACAAACTTAAGAATAGGTACAGCAATTACTACTGAATTCGATACATATAATAAACTTACCTTTGCTTTTGATATCAACAAGTTAATGGTACCAACACCACCAATTACTGATGATGACGGGAATGTAATAGCAGGAAAAGATTACAGTGATAAAGGATGGGTAGAAGCTATGTTTTTGTCTGTAGCCGATGCTCCTGATGGTTTAAGCGAAGAGTTGAGTGAATTAATGTTTGCTACTGGTTTAGAGTATTGGTATAACGATTTGGTAGCAGTAAGAGGTGGTTATTTCCACGAAGCCAGAGATAAAGGAAACCGTCAGTATTTTACTTTAGGTGTTGGTTTGAGATATCAGGTATTCGGTATTGACTTTTCTTATTTAGTGTCTAAAACACAAAATCACCCACTTTCAGATACATTAAGATTTTCATTATTATTTAATATTAATGGAAAATCAGATTCTGCTAAATTAGATTCAATTAACTAA